The DNA window acaacagtagagagacatcagtagagagacatcagtagagagacaacagtagagagacatcagtagagagacatcagtagtagagagacagcagtagagagtaGTAGTACCTGAGTAACAGACGAAGAACTTGGTGTTGTCGCATTTTTCTGTCCTCCAGTTGACCGGTTTTTCCTTCGCCTGCATCTTCACACAGTGGTCTTTCATGTCTGGCTGGTTGTCCCCCCAGGACCTGAAGGTGGCCTTGCTCGCGTCAGACCACATCCAGAAGTTTCTGTGCAAACCGATCCAGACGACAGGAACTGGATCTGGAAGACAGGACATCTGGGTCTCTACTGTCCCCACCCTGACCGAGACGCAGGTCTAGCAGATTGATAGCCTGGCGGTAGGAGTCGTTGGCCTTTGGTCTACTCTGGAGCGGGTCAGACTGTTGTAAACCGCAGGCTAGCAGTTACTATTGACTTGTGCTAGCCTAGCATCTCTGCAACTGGAAGGACTGGATGAAAACTCTCCTCTGATAAAAACACACCGGCTAACCTGGAAATAAGGTCTTATGTCCAACATactactactctctactgttg is part of the Etheostoma cragini isolate CJK2018 unplaced genomic scaffold, CSU_Ecrag_1.0 ScbMSFa_3001, whole genome shotgun sequence genome and encodes:
- the LOC117940661 gene encoding C-type lectin-like, which produces VSNRHILVKEKMSWSDAQTYCRSKYTDLSTIGGSEDNLETADLLESLINDTDPVPVVWIGLHRNFWMWSDASKATFRSWGDNQPDMKDHCVKMQAKEKPVNWRTEKCDNTKFFVCYS